The Victivallis sp. Marseille-Q1083 genome has a window encoding:
- a CDS encoding substrate-binding domain-containing protein, which translates to MLMVKQQPMLYQEVYNDLRRKIQSGELPVGCRISPENELTRHYETSTSTIRKAVQLLCDEGLLCKRRPVGTFVIGCPQDKAAPAESVNFPDLPVAPAQTALKVAVLIPDVSVVLPEGDYRHWQLYLRRLKGIFAAAARHNVTVLMHDLGDQCGYEEFDGLIIIRWAELFEPEPFRSIARQLDGNRIPYVVISDYYFELTAKWWLVDNLELEFFNAYRFLAENRMKSLLYVGPCFLKGNPRLQALSRAAELYHFDYELLNIEDANRKNAYAGIQQYCAGDIAKLRKFDTIFCSTDWQAFGVMEFLLENNIRIPDDLNLMGCDNLAEAATCPVPLTTFEFSGTYAGELAMELMLKAIANPNANGEMIAGRGEILIRNSVKLYQ; encoded by the coding sequence ATGTTGATGGTAAAACAACAACCGATGCTGTATCAGGAAGTCTACAATGACTTGCGGCGCAAAATTCAATCCGGGGAACTGCCGGTCGGCTGCCGGATTTCCCCGGAGAATGAACTGACCAGGCATTACGAGACTTCCACTTCCACCATCCGCAAAGCGGTGCAGCTGCTCTGCGATGAGGGGTTGTTGTGCAAACGGCGGCCGGTCGGCACCTTCGTCATCGGTTGTCCGCAGGACAAGGCGGCGCCAGCGGAATCGGTGAATTTTCCGGATCTGCCGGTCGCGCCAGCCCAAACGGCGCTGAAAGTCGCGGTGCTGATTCCGGATGTCAGCGTGGTTCTGCCGGAGGGCGACTACCGCCACTGGCAATTGTATTTGCGCCGCCTGAAGGGAATTTTCGCCGCCGCGGCCCGCCACAACGTCACCGTCCTGATGCACGACCTCGGCGATCAATGCGGTTATGAGGAATTCGACGGCTTGATCATCATCCGCTGGGCGGAACTCTTCGAGCCGGAACCCTTCCGGAGCATCGCGCGGCAACTGGACGGCAACCGGATTCCCTACGTCGTCATTTCCGACTATTATTTCGAGCTTACCGCCAAATGGTGGCTGGTCGACAATCTCGAACTGGAGTTTTTCAACGCCTACCGCTTCCTGGCCGAAAACCGGATGAAGAGTCTGCTTTACGTCGGCCCCTGCTTTCTGAAGGGCAATCCCAGGCTCCAGGCGCTGTCCCGGGCGGCGGAGCTCTATCACTTCGACTATGAACTGCTCAATATCGAAGACGCCAACCGCAAGAACGCTTATGCCGGCATTCAACAGTATTGCGCGGGCGATATCGCCAAATTGCGGAAATTCGACACCATTTTCTGCTCGACCGACTGGCAGGCGTTCGGCGTCATGGAATTCCTGCTGGAAAATAACATCCGCATCCCGGACGATTTGAATCTGATGGGCTGTGACAACCTGGCGGAAGCGGCCACCTGTCCGGTTCCGTTGACCACCTTCGAATTTTCCGGAACCTATGCCGGAGAATTGGCGATGGAACTGATGCTCAAGGCGATCGCCAATCCGAACGCCAACGGCGAAATGATTGCCGGCCGCGGTGAAATCCTGATCAGAAACAGTGTAAAGTTGTATCAATGA
- the recR gene encoding recombination mediator RecR — MPMADYPEIMDELIAGLKTLPGIGRRSAERLALAMLKWPSDKLAHIGSLIQKLPESVTFCPVCGNLAAEGAICAVCADAGRRTSQICVVEDFSQIITIENSGSYRGLYHVLGGRLSPLENRSVADLTIEPLLRRLEAGAVKELILALSPDVEGRATAIYLAGLCEKLVEQITRPAQGLPAGADITYADSATISAALAGRVKL, encoded by the coding sequence CCGATGGCCGATTATCCGGAAATTATGGATGAGTTGATCGCCGGGCTGAAAACCTTGCCCGGCATCGGCCGCCGCAGTGCCGAGCGCCTGGCGCTGGCGATGCTGAAATGGCCGTCGGATAAACTGGCGCATATCGGTTCGTTGATCCAGAAATTGCCGGAAAGCGTCACTTTTTGCCCGGTTTGCGGCAATCTGGCGGCCGAGGGGGCAATTTGTGCGGTTTGTGCCGATGCCGGCCGCAGGACATCGCAAATTTGCGTCGTCGAAGATTTTTCCCAGATCATCACCATCGAGAACAGCGGCAGTTACCGCGGCCTCTATCATGTGCTCGGCGGCCGCCTGTCGCCGCTGGAAAATCGTTCGGTGGCCGACTTGACGATAGAACCATTGTTGCGCCGCCTCGAAGCCGGCGCCGTCAAAGAGCTGATTCTGGCGTTGAGTCCGGACGTCGAGGGCAGGGCGACGGCGATTTACCTGGCCGGCCTCTGTGAAAAATTGGTGGAGCAAATTACCCGGCCGGCGCAGGGATTGCCGGCCGGGGCGGACATTACCTATGCCGATTCGGCGACGATTTCAGCGGCATTGGCCGGCCGGGTGAAATTGTAA
- a CDS encoding nucleoside hydrolase, protein MSERKPIPVVLDTDIGGDIDDAWALALLLHCPEVEVKLVLSACSDTIYRARIIAKLLEAAGRTDIPVGIGLPTLVKGDWRTVVDYVRDYNLADYPGTIHTNGLEALIELIDQSPEPVTIINIAGLSNIGALLKRRPDLAARIHFVGMHGSIYRGLEWDPVPIAECNVKADLAASQAVFAAPWKSMVITPLDTCGVVRLDGENYRRLFESPQPLLRDIFTQYRMWHTALQAPWKFEEKSSILFDTVAIFLAFSRQFLKFETLGIRVTDDGFTVPDENAGNRIEVAVDWLDLSGFQNFITERLLRQ, encoded by the coding sequence ATGTCTGAACGCAAACCTATTCCGGTCGTCCTGGACACCGATATCGGCGGCGACATCGACGACGCCTGGGCGCTGGCTTTGCTGCTGCACTGCCCGGAAGTCGAGGTCAAACTGGTGCTGTCCGCCTGTTCCGATACCATTTACCGCGCCCGCATCATCGCCAAACTGCTGGAAGCAGCCGGCCGGACCGATATTCCAGTCGGCATCGGGCTGCCGACGCTGGTCAAAGGCGACTGGCGAACGGTCGTCGATTATGTCCGGGATTACAACCTGGCCGATTACCCGGGCACCATCCACACCAACGGACTTGAGGCGCTGATCGAACTGATCGATCAGTCGCCGGAACCGGTCACCATCATCAATATCGCCGGACTGAGCAACATCGGCGCCTTGCTGAAACGGCGGCCGGACCTGGCCGCCAGGATTCATTTCGTCGGCATGCACGGCAGCATCTACCGCGGGCTGGAATGGGATCCGGTGCCGATCGCTGAATGCAACGTCAAAGCGGATCTGGCCGCCTCCCAGGCGGTATTCGCCGCGCCGTGGAAATCGATGGTCATCACCCCGCTGGATACCTGCGGCGTCGTTCGCCTTGACGGTGAAAATTACCGGCGGCTGTTCGAATCGCCGCAACCGCTTCTGCGGGACATCTTCACCCAATACCGAATGTGGCACACGGCACTGCAGGCGCCCTGGAAATTCGAAGAAAAAAGTTCGATCCTGTTCGATACGGTGGCGATCTTCCTGGCCTTCTCCCGGCAATTCCTGAAGTTCGAAACTCTCGGCATCCGGGTAACCGACGACGGCTTCACGGTGCCGGACGAGAATGCCGGCAATCGAATCGAAGTGGCGGTCGACTGGCTGGATCTATCCGGCTTCCAGAATTTCATCACCGAACGGCTGCTGCGCCAATAG
- a CDS encoding prepilin-type N-terminal cleavage/methylation domain-containing protein, with product MKQKKSFTLIELLVVIAIIAILASMLLPALGKAKAKAQAIKCVGNLKQIGLVMFMYTNDYDDWVPGTYPGVDESEVWISYPREFMDNYGMGYESFKCPAGRSTATKYDDIAYSRKSDYGISSASFGSWPTYHFMGNDQWRPHKMSEYDQFGRNSTLIYAGDSFSDEGDHDDTNRYGGDGNIINSDGGGEPNFRRGWYYPLALRHSNRTNVCMLDGHVESLLGAQFTLGYKYWMPASWGTGGALEFRSGSDY from the coding sequence ATGAAACAGAAAAAGAGTTTTACTTTGATCGAATTGCTGGTCGTAATCGCGATCATCGCCATTCTCGCCAGTATGCTGCTGCCGGCGCTGGGCAAAGCCAAAGCCAAGGCGCAGGCGATCAAATGCGTCGGCAATCTGAAACAGATCGGTTTGGTGATGTTCATGTATACCAACGATTACGACGACTGGGTTCCGGGCACTTACCCAGGTGTTGACGAATCGGAGGTCTGGATTTCTTATCCACGGGAATTCATGGACAATTACGGGATGGGTTACGAAAGCTTCAAATGCCCGGCCGGCAGATCCACTGCTACTAAATACGATGATATTGCCTATTCTCGTAAAAGTGATTATGGTATCAGCAGCGCCAGTTTCGGCAGTTGGCCGACCTATCATTTTATGGGCAATGATCAGTGGCGGCCACATAAAATGTCGGAATACGATCAGTTCGGTCGCAATTCAACATTAATTTATGCAGGCGACAGTTTTTCGGATGAAGGAGATCATGATGACACCAATCGCTACGGCGGTGATGGCAATATCATCAATTCCGACGGCGGCGGCGAACCGAATTTCAGAAGGGGCTGGTATTATCCGCTGGCATTGCGGCACTCCAATCGCACCAATGTCTGCATGTTGGACGGTCATGTCGAATCTTTGTTGGGAGCACAATTCACGCTTGGCTACAAATATTGGATGCCGGCCTCCTGGGGTACAGGCGGAGCGTTGGAATTCCGTTCTGGAAGTGATTATTAA